Proteins encoded in a region of the Rhizobium sp. CC-YZS058 genome:
- the lptF gene encoding LPS export ABC transporter permease LptF, giving the protein MRILETYILRRVFQMFLTALMPVLGIIWTTQALQRVNLVTDTGQSIGAFLTLATLILPTVIPLVLPFAIVIGITQTLGTMNNDSELTVIEAAGGRRSLILRPILWLAVAVSALSFAVDNYVEPMVRQQVRQMIATANADLISTVVQENTFRRIADDLYIQIGGRRGGVLTEIFVADSRDPNVEFIYYAREGAIDENSSALVMKDGEVHRKLPDGGVSIIKFDSYAFDLTELTQKTGTATLRAQDRDLAYLLHPDPEDSNYQKRPQTYTAELHRRLTEWSYPLIFALIGLVVASDARSHREARLHPTGSALIFAFLFRWMTFYAANGAEDSQIFVPLMYLIPIVTTALCVIQLRSNKRLTMPKTVSGMASETITRVRGLLGGKQVPR; this is encoded by the coding sequence ATGAGGATTCTCGAAACCTATATTCTGCGCCGCGTCTTCCAGATGTTCCTGACCGCGCTGATGCCGGTGCTCGGCATCATCTGGACGACCCAGGCCTTGCAGCGCGTCAATCTCGTCACCGATACCGGCCAGTCGATCGGCGCCTTCCTGACACTGGCGACGCTGATCCTTCCGACCGTCATCCCGCTCGTTCTGCCTTTCGCGATCGTCATCGGCATCACCCAGACGCTGGGCACGATGAACAATGATTCCGAACTGACGGTGATCGAGGCGGCCGGCGGCCGGCGAAGCCTCATCCTGCGCCCGATTCTCTGGCTCGCCGTGGCTGTCAGCGCGCTGTCCTTCGCCGTCGACAACTATGTCGAGCCGATGGTGCGCCAGCAGGTGCGCCAGATGATCGCGACGGCCAATGCCGACCTTATCTCCACCGTCGTGCAGGAAAACACCTTCCGGCGGATCGCCGACGATCTCTACATCCAGATCGGCGGGCGGCGCGGCGGCGTGCTGACCGAGATCTTCGTGGCCGATTCGCGCGATCCGAATGTCGAATTCATCTATTATGCGCGCGAAGGCGCGATCGACGAGAACAGCTCGGCGCTGGTGATGAAGGACGGCGAGGTGCATCGCAAGCTGCCGGATGGCGGCGTGTCGATCATCAAGTTCGATTCCTACGCCTTCGACCTGACCGAGCTGACGCAGAAGACCGGCACCGCGACGCTGCGCGCCCAGGACCGCGACCTCGCCTACCTTCTCCATCCCGATCCGGAAGACAGCAATTACCAGAAGCGCCCGCAGACCTACACGGCCGAGCTGCACCGCCGCCTGACGGAGTGGTCCTACCCGCTGATCTTCGCACTGATCGGCCTGGTCGTGGCGAGCGATGCGCGCTCGCACCGCGAGGCGCGCCTGCACCCGACGGGCTCGGCGCTGATCTTCGCCTTCCTGTTCCGCTGGATGACCTTCTATGCCGCGAACGGGGCGGAAGATTCGCAGATCTTCGTTCCGCTGATGTATCTGATCCCGATCGTCACCACGGCGCTCTGCGTCATCCAGCTGCGCAGCAACAAGCGACTGACCATGCCGAAGACCGTCAGCGGCATGGCGTCCGAGACGATCACGCGCGTTCGTGGGCTCCTGGGCGGAAAGCAGGTGCCGCGATGA
- the lptG gene encoding LPS export ABC transporter permease LptG, translated as MSTLKLYFFKRYIVTVIYFLIGIFSLVFIIDFSELSSRMGNLPGYTVAGGLYMTTLRIPTILQQTVPFVALFAGMASLISLNRRYELVVTRAAGISAWQFLQPFVVGALLFGLAALAILNPIAAWGARSAELLEASWGSSSSRGSNSIPWLRQIQNGDDAIIGARSVEDEGRLLNTVTIIHLDQQGRIAFRQDARSAKLEDGYWQLNEVTETRSGVLPKRLKTARLATNIRPELVQETLGKPDSIQIFELPRKIAVAKSFGFPTYGMQTQLHSLISLPLLLVAMTLIAASVSLKFSRFNQSRSVILGGILSGFVLYVVTMLVKAFGSSGIVPPFVAAWLPVVVAMALGSTILLHQEDG; from the coding sequence ATGAGCACGCTCAAGCTCTATTTCTTCAAGCGCTACATCGTGACGGTGATCTATTTCCTGATCGGCATCTTCTCGCTGGTCTTCATCATCGATTTCAGCGAGCTCTCGAGCCGCATGGGCAACCTGCCCGGCTATACCGTGGCCGGCGGGCTCTACATGACGACGCTGCGCATTCCGACCATCCTGCAGCAGACGGTGCCCTTCGTGGCGCTCTTTGCCGGCATGGCCTCGCTCATCTCGCTCAACCGCCGCTACGAGCTGGTCGTCACGCGCGCGGCCGGCATTTCCGCCTGGCAGTTCCTGCAGCCCTTCGTCGTGGGCGCGCTGCTCTTCGGCCTTGCCGCGCTCGCCATCCTCAACCCGATTGCCGCCTGGGGCGCGCGCAGCGCCGAGCTTCTGGAGGCCTCCTGGGGATCGTCTTCCTCGCGCGGCTCCAACTCCATCCCGTGGCTGCGCCAGATCCAGAACGGCGACGACGCCATCATCGGCGCACGCTCGGTCGAGGATGAGGGCCGGCTGCTGAACACGGTGACGATCATCCACCTCGACCAGCAGGGCCGCATCGCCTTTCGGCAGGATGCGCGCAGTGCAAAACTCGAAGATGGTTACTGGCAGCTTAACGAGGTGACGGAAACACGCAGCGGTGTGTTGCCCAAACGCCTCAAAACGGCACGGCTCGCCACCAATATCCGTCCCGAACTGGTACAGGAAACGCTTGGAAAGCCTGATTCCATTCAGATTTTCGAGCTCCCGCGCAAGATTGCGGTCGCCAAGTCCTTCGGCTTCCCGACCTATGGCATGCAGACGCAGTTGCATTCCCTGATCTCGTTGCCGCTGCTTCTCGTTGCAATGACGCTGATTGCTGCAAGCGTTTCGCTCAAGTTCAGCCGGTTCAACCAATCGCGCTCGGTGATTCTCGGTGGAATCCTGTCGGGCTTCGTGCTTTATGTCGTAACCATGCTTGTCAAAGCGTTCGGAAGCAGCGGTATCGTGCCTCCGTTCGTAGCCGCCTGGTTGCCTGTCGTCGTTGCGATGGCGTTGGGATCTACGATTTTGTTGCATCAGGAGGATGGCTAG
- a CDS encoding LPS-assembly protein LptD, with product MTGAAALALLPAGMTIAHAQSARLDALQPNMPADAKMLLSANELVYNRDSERVIVRGAVQINYGGYQMVAQQVEYSQKTGRIVATGEIELIEPGGNKIYADKMDVTDNFADGFIETMRVETTDLTKLAAVNGERRNGEEIILNQAVYTACTPCAVDPNHRSLWHIKAQRIIQNGRTHTVRLENARFELFGKPIVYLPVLEVPDHTVKRKSGFLFPGFRYTQKLGAGVSIPYYWAISPSMDATVTATGLTRQGFLLEGEFRQRFEMGQHVLRFAGISQASPQTFTADTVDAQERERGMIGSKADFKINPRWAFGWDVLVQSDNNFSKTYELSTFDGTTLTNQAYLTGLGKRNSFDMRAFYFDIQDADPDSLAEKQQAVAQVLDYQYTAPEPVLGGELTAKVNVTAVERSRQDSYTVLGVERFRGLEGEDQRFTAETEWKRTFIIPGGLSLTPLLAARGDAVGISTDQPLGYTGDFTNDDAVTRGMLTAGLEARYPILMATANSSHILEPIAQVYLRPNEQYAGALPNEDAQSFVFDATNLFERDKFSGFDRIEGGSRANVGLRYTGTLGNGYGLRAIAGQSFHLGGVNSFATDDLVKVGADSGLETDRSDYVTMIGIDAPSGITGSFSGRFDEQDLSLRRTDATLGYEGIQWQSAITYTSIKAQPTYGSPTDQDEIQTAAAWRFRDYWSVFGQVTYDINNDTVTRNGIGITYDDQDTLFSIVYQNERDPDDVVANDWSIGARLSFRTLGDINIGDTTFDDLN from the coding sequence ATGACCGGCGCAGCCGCTCTTGCTCTCCTTCCGGCTGGAATGACGATTGCGCACGCGCAGTCGGCGCGCCTCGACGCGCTCCAGCCCAACATGCCCGCCGACGCCAAGATGCTGCTGTCGGCCAATGAGCTCGTCTACAACCGTGATTCCGAGCGCGTCATCGTGCGCGGTGCGGTGCAGATCAATTATGGCGGCTACCAGATGGTCGCCCAGCAGGTCGAATACAGCCAGAAGACCGGGCGAATCGTCGCGACCGGCGAGATCGAGCTGATCGAGCCCGGCGGCAACAAGATCTATGCCGACAAGATGGACGTCACGGACAATTTCGCCGATGGCTTCATCGAAACGATGCGCGTCGAGACGACGGACCTGACCAAGCTCGCCGCCGTCAACGGCGAGCGGCGCAATGGCGAGGAGATCATCCTCAACCAGGCCGTCTACACCGCCTGCACGCCCTGCGCGGTCGATCCCAATCATCGTTCGCTCTGGCACATCAAGGCGCAGCGCATCATTCAGAACGGCCGCACCCATACGGTCCGGCTGGAAAACGCCCGGTTCGAGCTGTTCGGCAAGCCGATCGTCTATCTGCCGGTGCTCGAAGTTCCAGACCATACGGTGAAGCGCAAGAGCGGCTTCCTGTTCCCCGGCTTCCGTTATACGCAGAAGCTCGGCGCCGGCGTGTCGATCCCCTATTACTGGGCGATCTCGCCGAGCATGGATGCGACGGTGACGGCCACCGGCCTGACGCGCCAGGGCTTCCTTCTGGAGGGCGAGTTCCGCCAGCGATTCGAAATGGGGCAGCATGTGTTGCGCTTTGCCGGCATCAGCCAGGCAAGCCCCCAGACCTTCACCGCCGACACGGTCGACGCACAAGAGCGCGAGCGCGGCATGATCGGCTCCAAGGCCGACTTCAAGATCAATCCGCGCTGGGCCTTTGGCTGGGATGTGCTGGTCCAGAGCGACAACAACTTCTCCAAGACCTACGAACTCTCGACCTTCGACGGCACGACGCTGACCAACCAGGCCTATCTGACCGGGCTCGGCAAGCGCAACTCCTTCGACATGCGTGCCTTCTACTTCGATATCCAGGATGCCGATCCCGACAGCCTGGCCGAAAAGCAGCAGGCGGTCGCCCAGGTTCTCGACTACCAGTACACCGCACCCGAGCCTGTGCTGGGCGGCGAACTGACGGCAAAGGTCAACGTGACTGCCGTCGAGCGCAGCCGCCAGGACAGTTACACGGTTCTCGGCGTCGAGCGCTTCCGTGGCCTGGAAGGCGAGGACCAGCGCTTCACCGCCGAGACGGAATGGAAGCGCACCTTCATCATTCCGGGTGGCCTGTCGCTCACCCCTCTTCTCGCTGCGCGCGGCGATGCGGTCGGCATTTCGACCGATCAGCCGCTCGGCTATACCGGCGACTTCACCAATGACGATGCCGTCACCCGCGGCATGCTGACCGCCGGTCTCGAGGCGCGCTATCCGATCCTGATGGCTACCGCCAACAGCAGCCACATTCTGGAGCCGATCGCCCAGGTCTATCTGCGGCCGAACGAGCAGTATGCCGGCGCCCTGCCCAACGAGGATGCCCAGAGCTTCGTCTTCGATGCGACCAACCTGTTCGAACGCGACAAGTTTTCGGGCTTCGACCGGATCGAGGGTGGCTCGCGCGCCAATGTCGGCCTGCGCTACACGGGCACGCTCGGCAATGGCTACGGCTTGCGGGCGATCGCCGGCCAGTCCTTCCATCTCGGCGGCGTCAACTCCTTCGCCACCGACGATCTGGTAAAAGTCGGCGCGGATTCAGGGCTCGAAACCGATCGGTCGGACTATGTGACGATGATCGGCATCGATGCGCCGTCCGGCATCACCGGCAGCTTCTCCGGCCGCTTCGACGAACAGGACCTCTCGCTGCGCCGCACCGACGCGACGCTCGGCTACGAGGGAATCCAGTGGCAGTCGGCCATCACCTATACGAGCATCAAGGCACAGCCGACCTATGGCTCGCCGACCGATCAGGATGAAATCCAGACCGCGGCCGCCTGGCGCTTCCGCGATTACTGGTCTGTTTTCGGCCAGGTGACCTACGACATCAACAATGACACCGTGACACGCAACGGCATCGGCATCACCTACGACGACCAGGACACGCTGTTCTCGATCGTCTACCAGAACGAGCGCGACCCCGACGATGTCGTGGCGAACGACTGGTCGATCGGCGCACGGCTGAGTTTCCGCACCTTGGGCGACATCAACATCGGCGATACGACGTTCGACGACCTGAACTAG
- a CDS encoding peptidylprolyl isomerase → MTGTAKTGARSVVRSIPSILLAGALSAAIAATSLPPMAEAASTTVAVVVNGQPITSGDVAKRLNFMKLKRESGGAAAARQQLIDEQLKRAEILRLQQSVSTSDVDAAVQRFAAGNKLTIPQLTQVLDKAGVGMDHFKAFVAVSMSWPRAVRLRYGTGGGRISNEELVRRMQENGGTKPVTTEYFLQQIIFVVPAAKRNAILGKRQAEANAARPKFPGCEQSKVYAATMRDVSVRNLGRMMIQEIPEDWKPLVEKAGDGTTTGTRVTERGVEFLAICKKRQVSDDLAAEVVFRAEDLGKAQSAGEDPNSLRYIEELRKKAQIQNK, encoded by the coding sequence ATGACCGGCACGGCAAAGACCGGCGCACGCAGCGTCGTCCGCAGCATTCCGTCGATCCTTCTGGCAGGCGCGCTCTCCGCCGCCATCGCGGCAACCAGTCTGCCGCCGATGGCCGAAGCGGCCTCGACCACGGTCGCCGTGGTCGTCAACGGTCAGCCGATCACCTCCGGCGATGTCGCCAAGCGTCTCAATTTCATGAAGCTGAAGCGCGAATCCGGCGGTGCTGCCGCCGCCCGCCAGCAGCTGATCGACGAGCAATTAAAGCGGGCCGAGATCCTGCGCCTGCAGCAGTCCGTCTCGACCAGCGATGTGGACGCCGCGGTGCAACGCTTTGCCGCCGGCAACAAGCTGACCATTCCCCAGCTGACCCAGGTTCTCGACAAGGCCGGCGTCGGCATGGACCATTTCAAGGCCTTCGTCGCCGTCTCGATGAGCTGGCCGCGCGCCGTGCGGCTGCGCTACGGCACCGGCGGCGGCCGGATCTCCAACGAGGAACTGGTGCGGCGCATGCAGGAGAATGGCGGCACCAAGCCGGTGACAACCGAATATTTCCTGCAGCAGATCATCTTCGTCGTGCCGGCCGCCAAGCGCAACGCCATCCTCGGCAAGCGTCAGGCGGAAGCCAATGCCGCGCGCCCAAAATTCCCGGGCTGCGAGCAGTCCAAGGTCTATGCCGCCACGATGCGGGACGTCTCCGTCCGCAATCTCGGACGCATGATGATCCAGGAAATTCCGGAGGACTGGAAGCCTCTGGTGGAAAAAGCCGGTGACGGCACCACGACCGGGACGCGCGTGACCGAGCGCGGCGTCGAATTCCTGGCGATCTGCAAGAAGCGCCAGGTCTCCGACGACCTTGCCGCCGAAGTCGTGTTCCGGGCCGAGGATCTCGGCAAGGCCCAGTCGGCGGGCGAAGATCCGAACAGCCTCCGCTACATCGAAGAGCTGCGCAAGAAGGCGCAGATCCAGAACAAGTGA
- the pdxA gene encoding 4-hydroxythreonine-4-phosphate dehydrogenase PdxA encodes MTDPRQVPLALTMGDPSGIGLDITLDAWTRRDALSLPPFLFLGDPAALSARADLLGLAVPIREADCSSAAALFDQALPVLPIRCPQPVTVGLPDSGNASAIIGAIDQAVALTLAGDAAAVVTNPIAKAVLYEAGFGFPGHTEYLAELGGQAGGRPLLPVMMLAGPKLMAVPVTIHIPLKDVPAALTADLIETTCRITIHDLRLRFGLAQPRLAVAGLNPHAGEGGALGFEDDAMIRPVVEKLKSEGLSVEGPLPADTLFHDRARAGYDVAICMYHDQALIPAKALGFDDSVNVTLGLPFIRTSPDHGTAFPIAGQGIARPDSLVAALSLARRLADTGTGAH; translated from the coding sequence ATGACCGATCCTCGACAGGTGCCCCTCGCCCTGACCATGGGCGACCCCTCCGGGATCGGCCTCGACATCACACTGGACGCCTGGACGCGCCGGGATGCGCTGAGCCTCCCGCCCTTCCTCTTCCTCGGCGATCCCGCGGCGCTCTCGGCCCGGGCCGATCTGCTCGGCCTCGCCGTGCCGATCCGCGAGGCCGATTGCAGCAGCGCGGCCGCCCTGTTTGACCAGGCCCTCCCCGTTCTGCCGATCCGCTGCCCGCAGCCGGTCACCGTCGGCCTGCCGGACAGCGGCAATGCCTCCGCCATCATCGGCGCAATCGACCAGGCGGTAGCGCTGACGCTCGCTGGAGACGCCGCCGCGGTGGTGACCAACCCCATCGCCAAGGCCGTGCTCTACGAGGCCGGCTTCGGCTTTCCCGGCCACACGGAATATCTGGCCGAGCTTGGCGGGCAGGCCGGCGGCCGCCCGCTCCTGCCTGTCATGATGCTGGCGGGGCCGAAGCTGATGGCGGTGCCGGTCACCATCCACATTCCGCTGAAAGACGTGCCGGCCGCGCTGACAGCCGACCTTATCGAAACCACCTGCCGCATCACGATCCATGATCTGAGGCTGCGTTTTGGCCTGGCCCAGCCACGCCTGGCGGTGGCTGGGCTGAACCCGCATGCCGGCGAAGGCGGTGCGCTGGGCTTCGAGGACGACGCCATGATCCGGCCGGTCGTCGAGAAGCTGAAGTCGGAAGGTTTGTCCGTCGAAGGCCCCTTGCCGGCCGATACGCTCTTCCACGACCGCGCCCGCGCCGGCTATGACGTGGCGATCTGCATGTATCACGATCAGGCGCTGATCCCCGCCAAGGCGCTCGGCTTCGACGACAGCGTCAACGTCACGCTCGGCCTGCCCTTCATCCGCACTTCCCCCGACCACGGAACGGCCTTCCCGATCGCCGGACAGGGCATCGCGCGACCGGACAGCCTGGTGGCCGCCCTCTCGCTTGCCCGCCGCCTGGCCGATACCGGGACCGGAGCCCACTGA
- the rsmA gene encoding 16S rRNA (adenine(1518)-N(6)/adenine(1519)-N(6))-dimethyltransferase RsmA, translating into MAAIDGLPPLRDVIARFGLDARKALGQNFLLDLNLTQKIARTAGPLEDATVIEVGPGPGGLTRAILSLGARKLVAIERDSRCLPALDEVSAHYPGRLTVIEGDALKVDFAALAAEHGDGGPVRIIANLPYNVGTQLLVNWLTPSAWPPFWASMTLMFQREVGLRIVASEDDDHYGRLGVLAGWRTDARLAFDVPPQAFTPPPKVTSTVVHLEPIVAPIPCDIAKLERLTQAAFGQRRKMLRQSVKSLGGEALLTRAAIDPQRRAETLSVEEFCRLANAL; encoded by the coding sequence ATGGCCGCGATCGACGGCCTGCCGCCACTGCGCGACGTGATCGCCCGCTTCGGACTCGACGCGCGCAAGGCGCTCGGCCAGAACTTCCTGCTCGACCTCAATCTCACCCAGAAGATCGCGCGTACCGCCGGACCGCTCGAGGATGCGACCGTGATCGAGGTCGGCCCCGGCCCGGGCGGCCTCACGCGCGCCATCCTGTCGCTCGGCGCCCGCAAGCTCGTGGCGATCGAGCGCGACAGCCGCTGCCTGCCGGCGCTCGACGAGGTTTCTGCCCATTATCCGGGCCGGCTGACGGTGATCGAAGGCGATGCGCTGAAGGTGGATTTCGCGGCCTTGGCGGCAGAGCACGGGGACGGCGGGCCGGTGCGCATCATCGCCAACCTGCCCTATAATGTCGGCACCCAGCTTCTGGTCAACTGGCTGACGCCGTCGGCCTGGCCGCCCTTCTGGGCGTCGATGACGCTGATGTTCCAGCGCGAGGTGGGGCTGCGGATCGTGGCCAGCGAGGATGACGATCACTATGGCCGGCTCGGCGTTCTCGCCGGATGGCGCACGGACGCCAGGCTCGCCTTCGACGTTCCCCCGCAGGCCTTCACCCCGCCGCCCAAGGTGACCTCGACCGTGGTGCATCTGGAGCCGATCGTCGCGCCGATCCCCTGCGACATCGCCAAGCTCGAACGGCTGACCCAGGCCGCCTTCGGCCAGCGGCGCAAGATGCTGCGTCAAAGCGTCAAGTCTCTCGGCGGCGAAGCCCTCCTCACCCGCGCCGCCATAGACCCCCAACGCCGCGCCGAAACGCTGAGCGTCGAGGAGTTCTGCCGTCTGGCGAATGCGCTCTAG
- the gmk gene encoding guanylate kinase, whose product MTPVETPTSASGIPRRGLMLVISSPSGAGKSTIARNLLEADPQMSISVSVTTRKRRPSEIDGRHYHFKSIREFEGLRQTEALLEWAEVHGNFYGTPRDAVEQAMSEGRDMLFDIDWQGAQQLQEKMGGDVVSIFILPPSMAELQSRLHRRAEDTEEVIATRLANSRAEIEHWVEYDYIVVNEDLDSAFAAVQAIVEAERLRRDRRPGLFEFVRGLLTETPKL is encoded by the coding sequence ATGACCCCCGTCGAAACGCCGACCTCCGCCTCCGGCATTCCCCGCCGCGGCCTGATGCTGGTCATTTCCTCGCCCTCCGGCGCTGGCAAGTCGACCATCGCCCGCAACCTCCTCGAAGCCGATCCGCAGATGAGCATTTCGGTGAGCGTGACGACGCGCAAGCGGCGCCCGAGCGAGATCGATGGACGGCACTATCACTTCAAGTCGATCCGCGAGTTCGAAGGCCTGCGCCAGACGGAGGCCCTGCTCGAATGGGCCGAGGTGCACGGCAATTTCTATGGCACGCCGCGCGACGCAGTTGAGCAGGCCATGTCGGAAGGGCGCGACATGCTGTTCGACATCGACTGGCAGGGCGCCCAGCAGCTACAGGAGAAGATGGGCGGCGATGTCGTCTCGATCTTCATTCTGCCGCCGTCCATGGCCGAGCTGCAGTCCCGGCTGCACCGGCGCGCCGAGGATACGGAAGAGGTGATCGCCACGCGCCTTGCCAATTCCCGCGCCGAGATCGAGCACTGGGTGGAGTACGACTACATTGTCGTCAACGAAGACCTGGACAGTGCCTTTGCCGCCGTCCAGGCCATCGTCGAAGCCGAACGCCTGCGCCGCGACCGCCGCCCCGGCCTCTTCGAATTCGTCCGCGGCCTGCTTACGGAAACGCCAAAGCTCTGA
- a CDS encoding YicC/YloC family endoribonuclease: MSLQSMTGFARREGTSGRTRWAWELRSVNGKGLDLRLRLPAGLDHLDSEVRRRLANHFSRGNMQVNLSVSGSETQVETVINQAALASVLSLRAQLGDAIDPAPLRLDTLLAIRGVVEFKEPEEKEDEKAARDAAILDGLDLALHDMAAMRESEGAALGHVLHRIVGEVEELTRVIEADPSRSPAAISARLTQQIALLTDNAVSLDRDRLHAEIALLAAKADVREEIDRLNAHIEAARLLIGRGGPVGRKLDFLSQEFNRETNTICSKSSSAAVSAAGIELKVLIDQFREQVQNLE, from the coding sequence ATGTCCCTGCAGTCCATGACCGGCTTTGCCCGCCGCGAGGGAACGAGCGGGCGCACCCGCTGGGCCTGGGAGCTGCGCTCGGTCAACGGCAAGGGCCTCGACCTGCGCCTGCGCCTGCCGGCCGGGCTCGATCATCTGGACAGCGAGGTCCGCCGAAGGCTCGCCAACCATTTCTCCCGCGGCAACATGCAGGTCAATCTCTCCGTCAGCGGCAGCGAGACGCAGGTGGAGACGGTGATCAACCAGGCGGCGCTCGCTTCCGTGTTGTCGCTGCGTGCGCAGCTCGGCGATGCCATCGACCCTGCGCCGCTGCGGCTCGACACGCTGCTTGCGATCCGGGGCGTGGTCGAGTTCAAGGAACCGGAGGAAAAGGAAGACGAGAAGGCCGCCCGCGACGCGGCGATTCTCGACGGCCTGGACCTGGCGCTGCACGACATGGCGGCCATGCGCGAGAGCGAGGGTGCGGCGCTCGGCCATGTCCTTCACCGCATCGTCGGCGAGGTGGAGGAGCTGACGCGCGTCATCGAGGCCGATCCCTCCCGCAGCCCGGCCGCCATCTCCGCGCGGCTGACGCAGCAGATCGCCCTCCTGACCGACAATGCCGTCTCGCTCGACCGCGACCGCCTGCATGCCGAGATCGCGCTGCTCGCCGCCAAGGCGGATGTGCGCGAAGAGATCGACCGCCTCAACGCCCATATCGAGGCCGCGCGGCTTCTGATCGGCCGGGGCGGTCCCGTCGGCCGCAAGCTGGATTTCCTGAGCCAGGAATTCAACCGCGAGACCAACACCATCTGCTCGAAATCCTCCTCCGCCGCCGTCAGCGCGGCCGGGATCGAGCTCAAAGTGCTCATCGACCAGTTCCGCGAACAGGTCCAGAATCTGGAGTGA
- the mltG gene encoding endolytic transglycosylase MltG: MSDANDKSGSAFGRTEASRTEASRTEAGRPETGRSGPIIPKSPTEALRPEKVPQPPRRSRKARSQLVIFLNFLMTVAVCVTIAAAGTAYYAMTSYEARGPLTANSNFIVPNGAGMAEIASSLERKGIVSDGRVFRFMSQAYLDGQTLKAGEYEIKASASMLEVMELLKSGKSILYSASLPEGLTVKQMFRRLADDPVLEGDLPATLPPEGSLRPDTYKFSRGTKRAEIIEQAKKAQESIVEQIWAKRDPNLPIKSRDEFVTLASIVEKETGIADERSRVASVFLNRLDKGMRLQSDPTILYGIFGGDGKPADRALYKSDLEKQTPYNTYMIKGLPPTPIANPGRAALEAVAQPSRTKDLYFVADGTGGHVFAATLDEHNQNVRRWRKIQAEKANAAAKTPSGEAPAQLPVQD, from the coding sequence GTGAGCGACGCGAACGACAAGAGCGGGTCTGCATTTGGCCGCACCGAGGCAAGCCGAACAGAGGCGAGCCGAACCGAGGCAGGCCGCCCCGAGACGGGCCGCTCCGGGCCGATCATCCCCAAATCTCCGACCGAAGCCCTGCGCCCGGAAAAGGTTCCCCAACCGCCGAGGCGCTCGCGCAAGGCGCGCAGCCAGCTGGTCATCTTCCTCAACTTCCTGATGACGGTGGCGGTCTGCGTGACCATCGCCGCGGCCGGCACCGCCTATTACGCCATGACCTCCTACGAGGCACGGGGGCCGCTGACGGCCAACAGCAACTTCATCGTGCCGAACGGCGCCGGCATGGCCGAGATCGCCTCCAGCCTCGAGCGCAAGGGCATCGTTTCCGACGGCCGCGTCTTCCGCTTCATGTCGCAGGCCTATCTCGACGGCCAGACGCTCAAGGCCGGCGAATACGAGATCAAGGCCAGCGCCTCGATGCTCGAGGTGATGGAGCTTCTGAAGTCCGGCAAGTCCATCCTCTATTCCGCGTCCCTGCCGGAAGGGCTGACGGTCAAGCAGATGTTCCGTCGCCTGGCCGATGATCCGGTGCTGGAGGGCGATCTGCCCGCCACGCTGCCGCCCGAAGGCTCGCTGCGCCCGGACACCTACAAGTTCTCCCGCGGCACCAAGCGCGCTGAAATCATCGAGCAGGCGAAGAAGGCGCAGGAATCGATCGTCGAGCAGATCTGGGCCAAGCGCGACCCGAATCTGCCGATCAAGTCGCGCGACGAGTTCGTGACGCTGGCCTCGATCGTCGAGAAGGAAACCGGCATTGCCGACGAACGCTCGCGCGTCGCCTCGGTGTTCCTGAACCGCCTCGACAAGGGCATGCGGCTGCAGTCGGATCCGACCATCCTCTACGGCATTTTCGGCGGCGACGGGAAGCCGGCCGACCGGGCGCTCTACAAGTCCGACCTGGAGAAGCAGACGCCCTACAACACCTACATGATCAAGGGCCTGCCGCCGACGCCGATCGCCAATCCCGGCCGGGCGGCGCTGGAGGCCGTCGCACAGCCTTCGCGCACTAAGGACCTCTATTTCGTGGCCGACGGTACGGGCGGTCACGTCTTCGCGGCCACGCTCGACGAGCACAATCAGAACGTCCGCCGCTGGCGCAAGATCCAGGCGGAAAAGGCCAATGCCGCGGCCAAGACCCCGAGCGGCGAAGCCCCGGCACAGCTGCCCGTTCAGGATTGA